One genomic segment of Mytilus galloprovincialis chromosome 5, xbMytGall1.hap1.1, whole genome shotgun sequence includes these proteins:
- the LOC143077000 gene encoding toll-like receptor 4: MNLDLQHVDLISNNIFSLPHGLFNHNFRHPISIKFDKNSLNSLLSFPTKPYIFKHISLTQNRFSCLSNDDIDKLNIIRPSSISLRGNPIECSCKTLHFMKWVHHSGIVSDLRETEYVLQNGTLANMSHFLKNLKAYEISCQTKFWVALASSVTSVFILAIVLGIVYHRYRFAFEYFFLRIKMKLRHYQPLSDEFEYDAFISYSHKDVTWVTDLYDKLKPKGFEFCLHHKDFLAGVPIAECIVKAINSSRKVVFIITKDFLESSWGSYEIEMTRMHAFREGRESMVIVILMDDIRKDTLPRSLKEIWYKVVCIVWPSDTEAPYNTAEMFYDKLCITLSDGRMRISDDNTPM, encoded by the coding sequence ATGAACTTAGATCTTCAACACGTTGACCTGatttcaaataacattttttcaTTACCACATGGattatttaatcacaattttaGACATCCGATCTctatcaaatttgacaaaaacagtttaaattCGCTTTTAAGCTTTCCGaccaaaccatatatattcaaacaTATCAGCCTGACGCAAAATAGATTTTCATGCCTAAGCAATGACGATATCGATAAACTCAATATAATCCGACCGTCAAGTATATCTCTTCGTGGAAATCCGATAGAATGTTCTTGTAAAACATTACATTTTATGAAATGGGTTCATCATTCGGGAATTGTAAGTGATCTTAGAGAAACTGAATATGTCCTCCAAAATGGAACTCTTGCAAATATGTCCCACTTCTTAAAAAATCTTAAAGCATACGAAATCAGTTGTCAAACGAAATTTTGGGTAGCACTGGCAAGTAGTGTTACTTCTGTTTTCATTCTTGCTATTGTCTTAGGAATAGTTTACCATCGCTATAGATTTGCATTTGAGTATTTCTTCCTGAGAATCAAAATGAAACTTCGACATTACCAGCCTCTTTCGGATGAGTTCGAGTATGATGCATTTATATCGTACAGTCATAAAGACGTCACGTGGGTTACAGACCTTTATGACAAGTTGAAGCCGAAAGGTTTCGAGTTTTGCTTACATCATAAAGATTTCTTGGCCGGAGTACCTATTGCTGAGTGCATAGTTAAAGCAATTAACTCGAGTAGGAAAGTTGTATTCATCATTACAAAGGATTTTCTTGAGAGTAGCTGGGGATCGTATGAAATAGAAATGACAAGAATGCACGCTTTCAGAGAGGGTCGTGAATCCATGGTTATAGTAATACTAATGGATGACATTAGAAAAGACACACTGCCAAGGTCATTGAAGGAAATTTGGTATAAGGTCGTATGTATAGTCTGGCCATCTGACACCGAGGCTCCGTATAATACTGCAGAAATGTTCTACGATAAACTATGCATTACATTATCAGACGGTCGTATGAGGATTAGTGATGACAACACTCCTATGTAA